The Natribaculum luteum genome contains the following window.
GATCGCGAGCACTCCGACGAGAGCGACCGGGAGCGGCCACGACCCGCCGTCCCAGTCGGCGTCGAAGACGTTGGCGTAAAACGTCCCGACCTCGGACCCGTGGAGGACGAGCAGGACCTCGCGGTTGTCGCGAAACGAGTTGTCGTTCCAGTTCGCACTCCCGACGATCACCGTCTCGCCGTCGACGACGACTCCCTTGGCGTGGAGTTTCTCGAACCGACCCCGGGGCTCGACGAGTCGCACCTCGAGTGGCAGGTCCTCGGCGTCGGCGGTCCGCTCGAGCCAGGCCGCGAGTTCACGGTTCTCGTCCTCGACGTACCACGTGGCGTCGAGCAAGATGCGGACGTCGACGCCGCGGCGTGCCGCCTCGAGACTCGCCTCGAGCAACGGGAACGTGCGGTCGCCGATCCGGACCTGTTCGATGCGAATCGACTCCTCGGCACCGGCCAGCAACTCGAGCGTGCGCGCTTCGGCGTTGTCGGGCGCGAGAAGCACTTCGACCGAGTCGACTGCGACGGTCTCGGACGTCGTTCGCGTGGCGAACTCGCCCGTCGAGGGCTCGTCGTCGACGAACCGCGCCGTCTCGCGGTAGTCTACCCACGGCGTCGTATCCCGGCCGTCGGCGTCCGCACTGAAGACCGTCGCCAGGGTCGTCGCCACGTCCGGGTCGTCGACGCGGACGCCCCAGCCGCGACTCGAGGCACCGCCGACGCCCGACGGCTTCCAGTTCTCGGTGAGTACGAGCGCCTGGTCGTCGGCGACGGCGTACTTCGGGTGGTGGTAGGCGTACCGTGCGCTCTCACCGCCGAGGACGCGAACCGTCACGCCCGCCGCGGCGAGGTCGTCGAGGACGGGTCGCGTCCCTTCCGGCATTCCACCGACCGGGGCGGCCTCGACGAGAACCGCGACGTCGACGCCACGATCTGCGGCGGCGACGAGTTCGTCAGCGACGGCCGACGACGTGAACGTATACCCCGCCAGCAGGATCCGTTCGTCGGCAGTGGCGAGCGTCTCGAGTGGGACGTCTGGCGAGTCGGGCAGGACGAACGCCGTCGCCTCGTCGGCGTCAGCGGTCGAAACGGGAAGGCAGGTCGTACCGTCCGGCCACCAGACGCCACCCGATCCGTCGGCTCGGTACCAGACGTCGGCGGTCGGCGCGCGATCGTACGAGACGACATCGACGACACGACCCTCGCGGCGCAACTCGAGATCGTCGCCGTCCGCGGCCAGCCGGAGGTGTCCCTCGAGTTCGACGACGGGGTCGTCGGTCAGTCGGCGTGTCTCGGCGGGATCCAGACTGAACGCGACTCGGCCGGCGACGGAGTCGTTCGGGAATCCGGCGGTAGTGTGACCGTCCGTCACCGTCCAGTTTCCGAGATTCGTCTCGTCGGGGAACGCGACGACGAAGTACTCGCCGACGTTGCCGTCCGTCGTCGGATTGGGATACAGTTCGACGACCCGCGGCTGGTCGCCGCGATCGATCGCCGCCGCCCGCTGGCGGGTCGACTCGGTCGGACCGTCGGGACAGCGATCGGCGACCGACTGCGAGCGAGCGGCCACCGGTGGGGGCGACGACTCGAGCGACGTCGACCCTGGCTGCGGCGGTGCGTCCGTGGTCGGATCGTTCGTGAGCGGAGACTGTAGAGAGGAGAGTGCGCCGGGACCGACGGGGCCGTCGTCCGTCCCGGTGGCTATCGGCGGAACGGCGAGGAGCGAACAGACGAGGACGACGGCGACCAGCCCGGTACGCATCGGCGGGTCTGGCCGCGCTATCGTACTTAAATAGTGGGTCGGGCGTCAGACCGCCTTCTCGGCTTCGGCCTGGACGATGT
Protein-coding sequences here:
- a CDS encoding phospholipase D-like domain-containing protein; the encoded protein is MRTGLVAVVLVCSLLAVPPIATGTDDGPVGPGALSSLQSPLTNDPTTDAPPQPGSTSLESSPPPVAARSQSVADRCPDGPTESTRQRAAAIDRGDQPRVVELYPNPTTDGNVGEYFVVAFPDETNLGNWTVTDGHTTAGFPNDSVAGRVAFSLDPAETRRLTDDPVVELEGHLRLAADGDDLELRREGRVVDVVSYDRAPTADVWYRADGSGGVWWPDGTTCLPVSTADADEATAFVLPDSPDVPLETLATADERILLAGYTFTSSAVADELVAAADRGVDVAVLVEAAPVGGMPEGTRPVLDDLAAAGVTVRVLGGESARYAYHHPKYAVADDQALVLTENWKPSGVGGASSRGWGVRVDDPDVATTLATVFSADADGRDTTPWVDYRETARFVDDEPSTGEFATRTTSETVAVDSVEVLLAPDNAEARTLELLAGAEESIRIEQVRIGDRTFPLLEASLEAARRGVDVRILLDATWYVEDENRELAAWLERTADAEDLPLEVRLVEPRGRFEKLHAKGVVVDGETVIVGSANWNDNSFRDNREVLLVLHGSEVGTFYANVFDADWDGGSWPLPVALVGVLAIALAAAGLAGRRYVEFDARGGSDDTFR